The following coding sequences are from one Gossypium raimondii isolate GPD5lz chromosome 4, ASM2569854v1, whole genome shotgun sequence window:
- the LOC105767249 gene encoding uncharacterized protein LOC105767249 codes for MTDALPTLASMVKVNKQENVKPIQMSIYEASTHCYIIEEKERDDHLWYHDILQYVKNREYPGQTIENDKRTLRRLANENVLDGEILYKKRKDRMLLRCVDAVEAKKILEEVYEGVCRTHTNGFIVARKIMRFGYYWSTME; via the coding sequence ATGACTGATGCCTTGCCTACTTTAGCCTCCATGGTCAAAGTGAACAAACAAGAGAATGTAAAACCTATCCAGATGAGCATTTATGAGGCCTCGACCCATTGTTACATcattgaggaaaaagaaagggaTGATCACCTTTGGTACCATGACATATTGCAATATGTAAAGAACCGTGAATACCCTGGGCAGACAATTGAGAATGATAAAAGGACACTAAGAAGGTTGGCCAATGAGAATGTCCTAGATGGGGAGATCctttacaaaaaaagaaaggatcGGATGTTACTAAGATGTGTGGATGCTGTTGAAGCCAAAAAAATCCTGGAAGAAGTCTATGAAGGCGTTTGCAGAACACACACTAATGGGTTTATAGTGGCTAGGAAAATCATGAGATTCggatattattggtccaccatggaatGA